A genomic segment from Barrientosiimonas humi encodes:
- the catA gene encoding catechol 1,2-dioxygenase, with the protein MTQEQTQAPSAASSGASATERFRSDKKAGASADPERVDLLAREVVGAVHDTIRRHKVTYDEYNALKSWLISVGEDGEWPLFLDVWIEHVVEEVATEHREGNKGTIEGPYYVPDSPDQGARGSLPMRDGETGTPLVWTGKVTSTDGSPLAGAKVEVWHADNDGLYSQFAPDIPEWNLRASFTTDENGDFEITTIRPAPYQIPTDGSCGKLIAAAGWHAWRPAHIHVKASAPGHELLTAQLYFPGDEHNDDDIASAVKPELMLDPQDAGEHQTISYDFVLDPETKAA; encoded by the coding sequence ATGACGCAGGAACAGACCCAGGCCCCCAGCGCCGCCTCGTCGGGGGCCTCGGCCACCGAGCGGTTCCGCAGCGACAAGAAGGCCGGCGCGAGCGCCGACCCCGAGCGGGTCGACCTGCTCGCGCGCGAGGTCGTCGGGGCGGTGCACGACACCATCCGCCGCCACAAGGTCACCTACGACGAGTACAACGCGCTCAAGTCGTGGCTGATCAGCGTCGGCGAGGACGGCGAGTGGCCGCTGTTCCTCGACGTGTGGATCGAGCACGTCGTCGAGGAGGTCGCGACCGAGCACCGCGAGGGCAACAAGGGCACGATCGAGGGCCCCTACTACGTGCCCGACTCGCCCGACCAGGGCGCCCGCGGCAGCCTCCCGATGCGCGACGGCGAGACCGGCACGCCGCTGGTCTGGACCGGCAAGGTCACCTCCACCGACGGCTCCCCGCTCGCCGGCGCCAAGGTCGAGGTGTGGCACGCCGACAACGACGGGCTCTACTCCCAGTTCGCGCCGGACATCCCCGAGTGGAACCTGCGGGCCTCGTTCACCACCGACGAGAACGGCGACTTCGAGATCACCACGATCCGGCCGGCGCCCTACCAGATCCCCACCGACGGCTCCTGCGGCAAGCTCATCGCCGCCGCCGGCTGGCACGCGTGGCGCCCCGCGCACATCCACGTCAAGGCCTCCGCCCCCGGGCACGAGCTGCTCACCGCGCAGCTGTACTTCCCCGGCGACGAGCACAACGACGACGACATCGCCTCGGCGGTCAAGCCCGAGCTGATGCTCGACCCGCAGGACGCGGGCGAGCACCAGACGATCTCGTACGACTTCGTGCTCGACCCCGAGACGAAGGCGGCCTGA
- a CDS encoding rhodanese-like domain-containing protein, which yields MTDEIVPQDIADDAVVLDVREQDEWDAGHAPNAIHVPLGDLPTRLDDVPATDATLPVVCRSGGRSGRAVAWLSQQGYDVVNVDGGMKAWAQAGKPVESANGPGEVI from the coding sequence ATGACCGATGAGATCGTTCCCCAGGACATCGCCGACGACGCCGTCGTGCTCGACGTGCGCGAGCAGGACGAGTGGGACGCAGGCCACGCACCGAACGCGATCCACGTGCCGCTCGGCGACCTCCCCACCCGCCTCGACGACGTGCCCGCCACCGACGCGACGCTGCCGGTGGTGTGCCGCTCCGGCGGCCGCTCGGGTCGCGCCGTCGCGTGGCTGAGCCAGCAGGGCTACGACGTGGTCAACGTCGACGGCGGGATGAAGGCCTGGGCGCAGGCCGGCAAGCCGGTGGAGTCGGCGAACGGCCCGGGCGAGGTCATCTGA
- a CDS encoding Fpg/Nei family DNA glycosylase — protein sequence MPELPEVQALADFLRGRIVDQAITAVELGSISVLKTYDPAPQALSGLLVSDVQRHGKFVDIDADGLHLVFHLARAGWLRWSEEAPKALLKPGRSPIAMRVRFSDGSGFDLTEAGTKKGLAAYVVHDPADVPGIASLGPDPLADDFDLAGFRALLEGKRTQIKGLLRDQSVLAGVGNAYSDEVLHAAKLSPFALASSLDDEEIERLFAALQETLRGAVAAAAGKPAAELKDAKRAGMRVHGRTGEQCPVCGDVVREVSFADSSLQYCATCQTGGKPLADRRMSRLLK from the coding sequence GTGCCTGAGCTTCCCGAGGTGCAGGCGCTCGCGGACTTCCTGCGCGGGCGCATCGTCGACCAGGCCATCACCGCGGTCGAGCTGGGCTCGATCAGTGTGCTGAAGACGTACGACCCTGCGCCGCAAGCACTTTCGGGCCTGCTGGTCAGCGACGTGCAGCGGCACGGCAAGTTCGTCGACATCGACGCCGACGGGCTGCACCTGGTCTTCCACCTGGCTCGCGCCGGGTGGCTGCGTTGGTCGGAGGAGGCGCCGAAAGCCCTTCTGAAGCCTGGGCGTTCGCCGATCGCGATGCGGGTGCGCTTCTCCGACGGCAGCGGTTTCGACCTGACCGAGGCGGGCACGAAGAAGGGGCTGGCGGCGTACGTCGTCCACGACCCGGCCGACGTGCCCGGCATCGCCTCGCTCGGCCCCGACCCGCTCGCCGACGACTTCGACCTCGCCGGGTTCCGCGCGCTGCTGGAGGGCAAGCGCACCCAGATCAAGGGGCTGCTGCGCGACCAGTCGGTGCTCGCGGGCGTGGGCAACGCCTACTCCGACGAGGTGCTGCACGCCGCGAAGCTGTCGCCGTTCGCGCTCGCGTCCTCGCTCGACGACGAGGAGATCGAGCGGTTGTTCGCCGCGTTGCAGGAGACGCTGCGGGGCGCCGTGGCCGCAGCTGCGGGCAAGCCCGCGGCCGAGCTGAAGGACGCCAAGCGCGCCGGCATGCGGGTGCACGGCCGCACCGGCGAGCAGTGCCCGGTGTGCGGCGACGTGGTGCGCGAGGTGAGCTTCGCCGACTCCTCGTTGCAGTACTGCGCGACCTGCCAGACCGGCGGCAAGCCGCTCGCCGACCGGCGAATGTCACGCCTGCTGAAGTGA
- a CDS encoding mandelate racemase/muconate lactonizing enzyme family protein, with translation MKITAVEAIPYAIPYRKPLRFASGEVSTAEHVLVRVHTDDGVVGIADAPPRPFTYGETQRSVVAAVTELFAPQVVGTRLVEREQVDARMSRTVGNPAAKSAVDMAIWDALGRTVGLPVTELLGGFTDRMRVSHMLGFDSPEAMVTEAQRVRQTYGIGTFKVKVGRNPYRLDVAVVRALREHLGDDVELYVDGNRGWSAADSARAMREMADLGLLFAEELCPADDVLGRHWLVQQCDVPFIADESAVTPADAVRELLAGSATALSIKTARTGFTRSARVHHLAESLGVESVMGNQIDSQLGTVCTVAFGAAFRLTAARAGELSNFLDMSDDLLTEPLQIREGVLTVRPGPGLGVEIDPDKLQRYRSDR, from the coding sequence ATGAAGATCACCGCCGTCGAGGCGATCCCCTACGCCATCCCCTACCGCAAGCCGCTGCGCTTCGCGAGCGGCGAGGTGTCGACCGCCGAGCACGTGCTGGTGCGGGTGCACACCGACGACGGCGTGGTCGGGATCGCCGACGCCCCGCCGCGCCCGTTCACCTACGGCGAGACGCAGCGCAGCGTGGTGGCCGCGGTGACCGAGCTGTTCGCCCCGCAGGTCGTCGGCACCCGGCTGGTCGAGCGCGAGCAGGTCGACGCGCGGATGTCCCGCACGGTCGGCAACCCGGCCGCCAAGTCGGCCGTCGACATGGCCATCTGGGACGCGCTGGGCCGCACCGTCGGCCTGCCCGTGACCGAGCTGCTCGGCGGGTTCACCGACCGCATGCGCGTGTCGCACATGCTGGGGTTCGACTCGCCCGAGGCGATGGTGACCGAGGCGCAGCGGGTGCGACAGACGTACGGCATCGGCACGTTCAAGGTGAAGGTCGGCCGCAACCCCTATCGCCTCGACGTCGCCGTGGTGCGCGCGCTGCGCGAGCACCTGGGCGACGACGTCGAGCTCTATGTCGACGGCAACCGCGGCTGGTCGGCCGCCGACTCCGCGCGCGCGATGCGCGAGATGGCCGACCTGGGGCTGCTGTTCGCCGAGGAGCTGTGCCCCGCCGACGACGTGCTCGGCCGCCACTGGCTGGTGCAGCAGTGCGACGTGCCGTTCATCGCCGACGAGTCGGCGGTGACGCCGGCCGACGCCGTGCGCGAGCTGCTCGCCGGCTCGGCCACCGCCCTGTCGATCAAGACCGCCCGCACGGGGTTCACCCGATCCGCGCGAGTGCACCACCTCGCGGAGTCGCTGGGGGTGGAATCAGTCATGGGCAACCAGATCGACAGCCAGCTCGGCACGGTCTGCACGGTCGCGTTCGGCGCGGCCTTCCGGCTCACCGCCGCACGCGCCGGCGAGCTGTCCAACTTCCTCGACATGAGCGACGACCTGCTCACCGAGCCGCTGCAGATCCGCGAGGGCGTGCTGACCGTGCGGCCCGGTCCCGGCCTGGGCGTCGAGATCGACCCCGACAAGCTCCAGCGCTACCGGTCCGACCGGTGA
- a CDS encoding LysR substrate-binding domain-containing protein has protein sequence MELRHLRYFVAVAETCHFGRAAERLHMAQPALSQSVRQLESHLGATLFTRTTRQVSLTPAGEYLLEEARRILDAVDASATGVQRISAGRRGLARIGFTGTAVFSQLPAIARAIERDLPDIDLEVHADQLTPQLCEGLSEGRLDLAVLRPPATGDDTAVRAIAVEPLVLALPSDHRLVDEPEIAMADLRTEGFVLYASKDSAVNEAIQRAARAAGFTPRRSHLAPGTAVLLALVAAGLGIGLVPESARALPLEGVTFHDVTDAGAVELALAWHEPASALVEQVVGVLDAAGILTDRPSATGAPR, from the coding sequence GTGGAGCTGCGACACCTGCGCTACTTCGTGGCCGTCGCCGAGACCTGCCACTTCGGCCGCGCCGCCGAGCGCCTGCACATGGCCCAGCCCGCCCTCTCCCAGAGCGTGCGACAGCTCGAGTCCCACCTGGGCGCAACGCTTTTCACGCGCACCACCCGGCAGGTCTCGCTGACCCCGGCCGGGGAGTACCTCCTGGAGGAGGCCCGCCGCATCCTCGACGCCGTCGACGCCAGCGCCACCGGCGTGCAACGCATCTCCGCGGGGCGCCGGGGCCTGGCGCGCATCGGGTTCACCGGGACGGCCGTGTTCTCCCAGCTGCCCGCCATCGCCCGGGCGATCGAGCGCGACCTGCCCGACATCGACCTCGAGGTGCACGCCGACCAGCTCACCCCGCAGCTGTGCGAGGGGCTGAGCGAAGGCCGGCTCGACCTGGCCGTGCTGCGCCCGCCGGCCACCGGCGACGACACCGCCGTGCGCGCCATCGCCGTCGAGCCGCTCGTGCTGGCGCTCCCCAGCGACCACCGCCTCGTCGACGAGCCGGAGATCGCGATGGCCGACCTGCGCACCGAGGGCTTCGTGCTGTACGCCAGCAAGGACTCCGCGGTCAACGAGGCCATCCAACGCGCAGCTCGCGCAGCAGGATTCACGCCGCGGCGCAGCCACCTGGCCCCCGGAACCGCCGTGCTGCTCGCGCTGGTCGCGGCCGGGCTCGGCATCGGGCTGGTGCCCGAGTCGGCCCGGGCCCTCCCGCTCGAGGGCGTGACGTTCCACGACGTCACCGACGCCGGCGCCGTCGAGCTCGCGCTGGCCTGGCACGAGCCGGCCTCGGCCCTGGTCGAGCAGGTCGTCGGGGTGCTCGACGCCGCCGGCATCCTCACCGACCGCCCCTCCGCCACGGGAGCCCCACGATGA
- the benA gene encoding benzoate 1,2-dioxygenase large subunit, whose protein sequence is MTQSLDHLEEVLANAVVDDAEAGVYRANRRIFTDEELFELEMKHIFEGNWLYLAHESQVPEPGDYFTTYMGRQPVVITRDKSGELHLLINACAHRGAMICRRKTDNRTTLTCPFHGWTFRNDGTLLKVKDPDGAGYPETFDTDGSHNMTKVARFDSYRGFLFGSLNEHVLPLEEHLGDTTKVIDLLVDQSPDGLEVLRGSSTYTYDGNWKVQAENGADGYHVTATHWNYAATTSRRGTGDSANETKTLDAGSWGKSGGGYWSYPNGHLCLWTWAGNPEDRPLWDRLDRLKELYGEAKGEFMVKGSRNLCLYPNVYLMDQFSTQIRHFRPISPEQTEVTIYCIAPKGESAESRAWRIRQYEDFFNASGMATPDDLEEFRSCQLTFQASAAPWNDMSRGAVHWLSGPDEVATKLGMTGVVSAGLKNEDEGLYPVQHGYWLTVMREALESERQHEASEGAAS, encoded by the coding sequence ATGACCCAGTCGCTGGACCACCTGGAAGAGGTGCTGGCCAACGCCGTCGTCGACGACGCCGAGGCCGGCGTCTACCGCGCTAACCGGCGGATCTTCACCGACGAGGAGCTCTTCGAGCTGGAGATGAAGCACATCTTCGAGGGCAACTGGCTCTACCTCGCGCACGAGAGCCAGGTGCCGGAACCAGGGGACTACTTCACGACGTACATGGGGCGCCAGCCGGTCGTGATCACCCGCGACAAGAGCGGCGAGCTGCACCTGCTGATCAACGCCTGCGCCCACCGCGGCGCGATGATCTGCCGGCGCAAGACCGACAACCGCACCACCCTCACCTGCCCGTTCCACGGGTGGACGTTCCGCAACGACGGCACGCTGCTGAAGGTCAAGGACCCCGACGGCGCCGGCTACCCCGAGACGTTCGACACCGACGGCTCGCACAACATGACCAAGGTCGCGCGGTTCGACTCCTACCGCGGGTTCCTGTTCGGCAGCCTCAACGAGCACGTGCTGCCGCTGGAGGAGCACCTGGGCGACACCACGAAGGTCATCGACCTGCTCGTCGACCAGTCGCCCGACGGCCTGGAGGTGCTGCGCGGCTCCTCGACCTACACCTACGACGGCAACTGGAAGGTGCAGGCCGAGAACGGCGCCGACGGCTATCACGTGACCGCGACGCACTGGAACTACGCCGCCACCACCTCGCGCCGCGGCACCGGAGACTCGGCCAACGAGACCAAGACGCTGGACGCCGGCAGCTGGGGCAAGTCCGGCGGCGGCTACTGGTCCTACCCCAACGGCCACCTGTGCCTGTGGACCTGGGCCGGCAACCCCGAGGACCGCCCGCTGTGGGACCGCCTGGACCGGCTCAAGGAGCTCTACGGCGAGGCCAAGGGCGAGTTCATGGTCAAGGGCAGCCGCAACCTGTGCCTCTATCCGAACGTGTACCTGATGGACCAGTTCTCCACGCAGATCCGCCACTTCCGGCCGATCTCGCCGGAGCAGACCGAGGTCACGATCTACTGCATCGCACCCAAGGGCGAGAGCGCCGAGTCGCGCGCCTGGCGCATCCGGCAGTACGAGGACTTCTTCAACGCCTCGGGCATGGCCACGCCGGACGACCTGGAGGAGTTCCGCTCCTGCCAGCTGACCTTCCAGGCCTCGGCCGCCCCCTGGAACGACATGAGCCGGGGCGCCGTGCACTGGCTGTCCGGCCCCGACGAGGTGGCCACCAAGCTCGGCATGACCGGTGTGGTCTCGGCCGGGCTGAAGAACGAGGACGAGGGGCTCTACCCCGTGCAGCACGGCTACTGGCTGACGGTGATGCGCGAGGCGCTGGAGTCCGAGCGGCAGCACGAGGCGAGCGAAGGAGCGGCGTCATGA
- a CDS encoding thioesterase family protein → MSEFEDALTLRDGEFPGSYAVDISAGWTIGGGINGGLLLATMAKAMSDALGGRGHTEPLAVSAYYLSPTRPGLAMVETDIARQGGSSSTGSAALVQYADDGRREERIRAMGSFTDLSRLPTEATTRLTPPDLPPVEQCVSKDDAPAGSPVPDAPLLERTDVRFDPASAGWAMGQPSGRGLIQAYFRLADGQEPDPFVLLFACDALPPVSMDLGRYGWAPTIEFTVNVVARPAPGWLRIKHYTEHTAAGHFVEDCQVWDSEDTLVAQSRQLARMPREPKA, encoded by the coding sequence GTGAGTGAGTTCGAGGACGCCCTGACCCTGCGCGACGGCGAGTTCCCCGGGAGCTACGCGGTCGACATCTCCGCCGGCTGGACGATCGGTGGTGGGATCAACGGCGGGCTGCTGCTGGCGACGATGGCCAAGGCGATGTCCGACGCGCTCGGCGGCCGCGGGCACACCGAGCCGCTGGCCGTGTCCGCCTACTACCTGTCGCCCACCCGGCCTGGTCTCGCGATGGTCGAGACCGACATCGCGCGGCAGGGCGGCTCCAGCTCGACCGGCAGCGCCGCGCTGGTGCAGTACGCCGACGACGGCCGCCGCGAGGAGCGCATCCGGGCGATGGGCAGCTTCACCGACCTGTCGCGGCTGCCGACCGAGGCCACGACCCGGCTGACGCCGCCCGACCTGCCCCCGGTCGAGCAGTGCGTGAGCAAGGACGACGCGCCCGCCGGGTCGCCGGTGCCCGACGCCCCGCTGCTGGAGCGCACCGACGTCCGCTTCGACCCGGCCAGCGCCGGGTGGGCGATGGGCCAGCCGTCCGGCCGCGGCCTGATCCAGGCGTACTTCCGGCTCGCCGACGGCCAGGAGCCCGACCCGTTCGTGCTGCTGTTCGCCTGCGACGCGCTGCCGCCGGTGTCGATGGACCTGGGGCGCTACGGCTGGGCGCCCACGATCGAGTTCACGGTCAACGTGGTCGCCCGCCCGGCGCCCGGGTGGCTGCGGATCAAGCACTACACCGAGCACACCGCCGCCGGGCACTTCGTCGAGGACTGCCAGGTCTGGGACAGCGAGGACACCCTAGTCGCCCAGTCCCGCCAGCTCGCCCGGATGCCCCGCGAGCCGAAGGCCTAG
- a CDS encoding peptidoglycan DD-metalloendopeptidase family protein, translated as MRTMKTRTATALGALALTASGFGAIATSPSADAAARNGSCESGEFCYNFNSDLGGSWSDFTKSVGDYGTSQPGCYEFRTKNKPGAGKCIKNNAGGYWNRSGKTVTVFYNSNFGGTRKAELKPGTKGKLPTAVYNENASHRIGAATNPPPSGDKVPMSQALYAGGGGRITAGFDGYQNTSGRHEGIDIVKGYGSRVNSLTNGVVLKAGGDRINTLAIYLPKVDKTVIYLHSKPTVKAGQNVSRGQQIATEANVGAPTHTHVEMRPGKQTNASKSVDDPVLDNPDPTTFWNNQGYVEK; from the coding sequence ATGCGCACCATGAAGACCCGCACCGCCACCGCACTCGGGGCGCTCGCGCTCACCGCCAGCGGCTTCGGCGCCATCGCCACGTCGCCCTCGGCCGACGCCGCCGCGCGCAACGGCAGCTGCGAGAGCGGCGAGTTCTGCTACAACTTCAACTCCGACCTGGGGGGCTCGTGGTCGGACTTCACGAAGTCGGTCGGTGACTACGGCACGAGCCAGCCCGGCTGCTACGAGTTCCGCACCAAGAACAAGCCCGGCGCCGGCAAGTGCATCAAGAACAACGCCGGGGGCTACTGGAACCGCTCCGGCAAGACCGTCACGGTGTTCTACAACTCCAACTTCGGCGGCACCCGCAAGGCCGAGCTCAAGCCCGGAACCAAGGGCAAGCTTCCGACCGCGGTCTACAACGAGAACGCCTCGCACCGCATCGGCGCCGCCACCAACCCGCCGCCCTCGGGCGACAAGGTGCCCATGTCGCAGGCGCTGTACGCCGGTGGCGGCGGCCGGATCACCGCCGGCTTCGACGGCTACCAGAACACCAGCGGTCGGCACGAGGGCATCGACATCGTCAAGGGCTACGGCTCCCGGGTGAACTCGCTGACCAACGGGGTCGTGCTGAAGGCCGGCGGCGACCGGATCAACACCCTCGCGATCTACCTGCCGAAGGTCGACAAGACCGTGATCTACCTGCACAGCAAGCCCACCGTGAAGGCGGGGCAGAACGTCAGCCGCGGCCAGCAGATCGCGACCGAGGCCAACGTCGGCGCCCCCACCCACACCCACGTGGAGATGCGGCCGGGCAAGCAGACCAACGCCTCCAAGAGCGTCGACGACCCGGTGCTGGACAACCCGGACCCGACCACCTTCTGGAACAACCAGGGCTACGTCGAGAAGTGA
- the catC gene encoding muconolactone Delta-isomerase, with the protein MLFHVRMDVRLPADLDPGERDALLAREKAYSQELQRDGRWPHIWRIAGEYANFSVFDVESGDELHQLISGLPLFPYMDIHVTPLATHPSDIRA; encoded by the coding sequence ATGCTGTTCCACGTCCGGATGGATGTCCGTCTTCCGGCAGACCTCGACCCGGGCGAGCGGGATGCCCTGCTCGCCCGGGAGAAGGCCTACAGCCAGGAGCTGCAGCGCGACGGGCGGTGGCCGCACATCTGGCGCATCGCCGGGGAGTACGCCAACTTCTCGGTCTTCGACGTCGAGTCGGGCGACGAGCTGCACCAGCTGATCTCGGGGCTGCCGCTGTTCCCCTACATGGACATCCACGTCACGCCGCTCGCCACCCACCCCAGCGACATCCGCGCGTGA
- the pdxY gene encoding pyridoxal kinase PdxY, producing MNILSIQSSVAYGHAGNSSAVFPLQRLGHEVWPVFTVHFSNHTGYGAWRGPVFAPDTVADVITGIEERGVLGEADAVLSGYMGADAIADVILDAVARVKAANPDAIYCADPVMGDVGRGFFVQPGIPEMMRDKIVPAADILTPNQFELDYLTGSEVRTVEELLAAADALRAKGPRTVLVTSVQTDQTPADSVQMAVVTGDGAWIVTTPLLPIYLTGGGDATAAIFLAHALTETPEVALGRTADAMFAIAQATHDSGARELQIVAAQDQIVAPERTFEVTRLR from the coding sequence GTGAACATCCTGTCGATCCAGTCCTCGGTCGCCTACGGCCACGCCGGCAACAGCTCGGCCGTCTTCCCGCTGCAGCGGCTGGGCCACGAGGTGTGGCCGGTCTTCACCGTGCACTTCTCCAACCACACGGGGTACGGCGCGTGGCGCGGCCCGGTGTTCGCGCCCGACACGGTCGCCGACGTGATCACCGGCATCGAGGAGCGGGGGGTGCTCGGCGAGGCCGACGCGGTGCTGTCGGGATACATGGGCGCCGACGCGATCGCCGACGTCATCCTCGACGCGGTCGCGCGGGTCAAGGCGGCCAACCCCGACGCGATCTACTGCGCCGACCCGGTGATGGGTGACGTGGGCCGCGGCTTCTTCGTGCAGCCCGGCATCCCCGAGATGATGCGCGACAAGATCGTGCCCGCGGCCGACATCCTCACGCCGAACCAGTTCGAGCTGGACTACCTCACCGGCTCCGAGGTGCGCACGGTCGAGGAGCTGCTCGCGGCCGCGGACGCGTTGCGCGCCAAGGGGCCGCGCACGGTGCTCGTGACCTCGGTGCAGACCGACCAGACGCCGGCCGACTCGGTGCAGATGGCGGTCGTCACCGGCGACGGGGCCTGGATCGTCACCACGCCGCTGCTGCCGATCTATCTCACCGGAGGGGGCGACGCGACCGCCGCGATCTTCCTCGCGCACGCCCTCACCGAGACGCCGGAGGTGGCGCTCGGACGTACGGCCGACGCGATGTTCGCGATCGCGCAGGCGACGCACGACTCCGGCGCCCGCGAGCTGCAGATCGTCGCGGCCCAGGACCAGATCGTCGCGCCGGAGCGCACGTTCGAGGTCACCCGCCTGCGCTGA
- a CDS encoding peptidoglycan-binding protein → MTSTNQAGPSRRTLLQYVGAGSVGAAALAAVGPGGWTSAVAAQRIIPRKEWGFTGWQAGGPPAIDKTAITHFVVHYHGQTGANVSGPQAPQTVDRIHKADPGNAGILYNFVITQKGEIFQARGYQFKSGATKGANDFSIGVQIHISGSTRPTAAALRALEWLYRNSHRALGKERALKITGHQDHTATSCPGGPLNRWVDGRGQELVREMAGELGGGQDPQVPPFPGRDAFQLGKSHPAVETLDRGLIRKGFTKNHDGDGYQAGRTFSRYTRANVRDFQLAQGWSGSDADGYPGPETWKRLLS, encoded by the coding sequence ATGACCAGCACCAACCAGGCCGGCCCGAGCCGGCGCACCCTGCTGCAGTACGTCGGCGCGGGCTCGGTCGGGGCCGCCGCCCTCGCCGCGGTCGGACCGGGCGGGTGGACCAGCGCCGTCGCCGCGCAGCGGATCATCCCGCGCAAGGAGTGGGGCTTCACCGGGTGGCAGGCCGGTGGGCCGCCCGCGATCGACAAGACCGCGATCACCCACTTCGTCGTGCACTACCACGGCCAAACCGGGGCCAACGTGAGCGGACCGCAGGCGCCGCAGACCGTCGACCGCATCCACAAGGCCGACCCGGGCAACGCCGGCATCCTCTACAACTTCGTCATCACGCAGAAGGGCGAGATCTTCCAGGCGCGCGGCTACCAGTTCAAGTCGGGCGCCACCAAGGGCGCCAACGACTTCTCGATCGGGGTGCAGATCCACATCAGCGGGTCGACCCGGCCGACCGCGGCGGCGCTGCGCGCCCTGGAGTGGCTCTACCGCAACTCGCACCGGGCGCTCGGCAAGGAGCGCGCGCTGAAGATCACCGGCCACCAGGACCACACGGCGACCTCCTGCCCCGGCGGTCCGCTGAACCGGTGGGTCGACGGCCGCGGCCAGGAGCTCGTGCGCGAGATGGCCGGCGAGCTCGGCGGCGGGCAGGACCCGCAGGTGCCGCCGTTCCCGGGCCGCGACGCGTTCCAGCTCGGCAAGAGCCACCCGGCGGTGGAGACGCTCGACCGCGGCCTGATCCGCAAGGGGTTCACCAAGAACCACGACGGCGACGGCTACCAGGCCGGCCGCACGTTCAGCCGCTACACCCGCGCCAACGTGCGCGACTTCCAGCTCGCCCAGGGCTGGTCCGGCTCCGACGCCGACGGCTACCCCGGCCCGGAGACCTGGAAGCGGCTCCTGTCCTGA
- a CDS encoding NBR1-Ig-like domain-containing protein → MSDGTGRASERATAIEGFVDRLTRVREEAGNPSFRRMAKRSGVISHATLHDAVQGARLPSWTTVVEFAKACDADPERLRGPWEQAERAVSASGVPDPRPVEPAPVDGAPEEPAPDRSAPDDRSAPDERASAGPASAESASVEPAGVGESGDDVRRGSGANDDPAAARSTRPSALLLAGAAALGAVLSLGAVATYGALADDEQAPAAALTPSSTPRAAGVAASASPSCPTNSATHDRDLAPRTPGDGARKGSETPTDCGLYDRGTKVTKTWELRNNGNQVWEGRAMRRIDPLLGRFGCTTPETVPIPRTEPGGTARVSVPITTPRTSATCYVRWMIVDREGNYAFPGQRPIFFTLRVR, encoded by the coding sequence GTGAGCGACGGGACAGGGCGCGCGAGCGAACGCGCTACGGCCATCGAGGGATTCGTCGACCGGCTGACCAGAGTGCGCGAGGAGGCGGGCAACCCGTCGTTCCGGCGGATGGCCAAGCGGTCGGGCGTGATCTCGCACGCGACGCTGCACGACGCGGTGCAGGGCGCGCGGCTGCCGTCGTGGACGACGGTGGTCGAGTTCGCCAAGGCGTGCGACGCCGACCCGGAGCGGCTGCGCGGCCCCTGGGAGCAGGCCGAGCGTGCGGTCAGCGCGAGCGGGGTGCCCGATCCGCGGCCGGTGGAGCCGGCTCCGGTTGACGGCGCGCCGGAGGAGCCGGCGCCGGACCGGTCAGCGCCGGACGACCGGTCAGCGCCCGACGAGCGGGCGTCGGCGGGGCCGGCCTCGGCTGAGTCGGCCTCGGTGGAGCCGGCGGGCGTGGGTGAGTCCGGCGATGACGTACGTCGGGGGTCGGGGGCGAACGACGATCCGGCAGCGGCGCGCTCGACCCGGCCGTCCGCGCTGCTGCTCGCCGGAGCCGCGGCGCTGGGGGCCGTGCTGTCGCTCGGGGCGGTCGCGACCTACGGCGCGCTGGCCGACGACGAGCAGGCCCCGGCCGCCGCGCTGACCCCGTCGAGCACGCCGCGCGCTGCCGGTGTCGCGGCGTCGGCGTCACCCTCCTGCCCGACGAACTCGGCGACGCACGACCGTGACCTCGCGCCGCGCACCCCGGGAGACGGGGCCAGGAAGGGATCGGAGACGCCCACCGACTGCGGCCTCTACGACCGCGGCACCAAGGTCACCAAGACCTGGGAGCTGCGCAACAACGGCAACCAGGTCTGGGAGGGCCGCGCGATGCGGCGAATCGACCCGCTGCTCGGCCGGTTCGGCTGCACCACGCCGGAGACCGTGCCGATCCCCCGGACCGAGCCGGGCGGCACGGCGCGGGTCTCGGTGCCGATCACGACGCCGCGCACGAGCGCGACCTGCTACGTGCGCTGGATGATCGTCGACCGCGAAGGCAACTACGCCTTCCCGGGGCAGCGGCCGATCTTCTTCACCCTGCGGGTGCGCTGA